One segment of Thermodesulfovibrio sp. 3907-1M DNA contains the following:
- a CDS encoding universal stress protein, producing MEKILVCFDGSEWSKKALEEAIKLAQKFGSQITVLSVVPKVCFLEIGIDCATVESIFKAEVEGNLRRAQEILNERGMKGETVILEGTPADVIVDYANNYDLIVIGSKGKDATERTLFGSVTQKVAANATKSVLIVR from the coding sequence ATGGAGAAAATTTTAGTATGTTTTGATGGTTCAGAATGGTCAAAGAAGGCACTTGAGGAAGCTATAAAGCTTGCTCAAAAATTTGGCTCACAAATTACTGTTTTATCAGTAGTTCCGAAGGTATGCTTTCTTGAAATTGGCATTGACTGTGCAACTGTTGAGAGCATTTTTAAAGCTGAAGTTGAAGGTAATCTCAGACGAGCACAGGAAATTCTTAATGAAAGGGGGATGAAAGGAGAAACAGTTATTTTAGAAGGTACTCCAGCAGATGTAATAGTTGACTATGCAAACAACTATGATTTAATTGTAATTGGCTCAAAAGGTAAAGATGCTACAGAAAGAACGCTTTTTGGAAGTGTCACTCAAAAAGTAGCTGCCAATGCTACTAAATCAGTTTTAATCGTAAGATAA
- a CDS encoding sulfite exporter TauE/SafE family protein: MKRVLTVITVLAVILSFSMVYAQKPEETKQPAKPVETKPAEVTQQAKPAEAVTVKVDKNQLSGGGKITITGKAPAGKDVYIEVWSERTVRAARLDADPDPKTGKRPYIFYMTDEMPGFYKLIIPEKYKSVLEEAKKEGKKWSVSKVIKDAGADAVYGYPAKIKIDRYQTSLWASIIGSRGQKLDPMDEKENKKRSMQLLKARFRSVGAIFSSNLKIEEDGSFKATVEIPSNAAPGKYFVVAKVDKDIKSEPVVVENSISFPSVYLPNAGRTVNVIWPFLLTAAITTFGVLMGAGGGFILNPILVMLGLPHTVVAGTVMPTVLFSQATGIYNYSKIKFISWKLGVTLGLAMLVGGFIGPKLTELITLDQYKFLFGWVLIILSALMLWQTTPKYLEKNKKEQAILKEFKKRAEEAAKKKQQGGK; the protein is encoded by the coding sequence ATGAAACGAGTTTTAACAGTTATTACAGTTTTAGCTGTCATTTTATCTTTCTCAATGGTTTATGCACAGAAGCCTGAAGAGACTAAACAGCCAGCCAAACCAGTGGAAACTAAGCCAGCAGAAGTAACACAGCAGGCTAAACCAGCTGAAGCAGTAACAGTAAAGGTGGACAAAAATCAGCTTTCAGGTGGTGGCAAGATAACCATCACCGGTAAAGCACCAGCAGGAAAAGATGTATATATTGAAGTATGGTCAGAGAGGACTGTGAGAGCTGCAAGACTTGATGCAGACCCTGATCCAAAAACGGGCAAAAGACCTTACATCTTTTATATGACCGATGAAATGCCTGGCTTTTACAAACTTATAATTCCAGAAAAATACAAATCTGTGCTTGAAGAGGCAAAAAAGGAAGGTAAAAAATGGAGTGTATCAAAGGTTATAAAGGATGCAGGTGCAGATGCTGTTTATGGATATCCTGCAAAGATAAAGATTGACAGATATCAGACCTCTCTCTGGGCAAGCATAATTGGTTCAAGAGGACAAAAGCTTGATCCTATGGATGAAAAGGAGAATAAGAAGAGATCCATGCAACTTCTGAAGGCAAGATTTAGAAGCGTGGGTGCAATATTCTCATCTAATCTTAAAATTGAAGAGGATGGCAGTTTCAAGGCAACAGTTGAGATTCCATCCAATGCAGCTCCTGGTAAATATTTTGTAGTAGCAAAGGTTGACAAAGATATTAAAAGTGAGCCAGTGGTAGTAGAAAACTCCATCAGCTTTCCCAGTGTCTATCTACCAAATGCTGGTAGAACTGTTAATGTAATATGGCCATTCCTTCTTACAGCAGCGATTACCACATTCGGAGTTTTAATGGGTGCTGGCGGTGGTTTTATACTTAATCCCATTCTTGTAATGCTTGGACTTCCCCATACAGTGGTTGCAGGAACAGTTATGCCAACAGTTCTTTTCTCTCAGGCTACTGGTATATACAACTACTCAAAAATTAAATTTATCAGCTGGAAGCTTGGAGTAACACTCGGACTTGCCATGCTTGTCGGTGGATTTATAGGACCAAAGCTTACAGAGCTCATAACTCTTGACCAGTATAAGTTCTTGTTTGGCTGGGTTTTAATAATTCTTTCAGCTTTGATGCTGTGGCAGACAACACCAAAGTATCTTGAAAAGAATAAGAAAGAGCAGGCAATTCTCAAAGAATTTAAGAAGAGAGCTGAAGAAGCAGCAAAGAAAAAACAGCAAGGAGGTAAGTAA
- a CDS encoding sulfite exporter TauE/SafE family protein: protein MKIEFWGQEFKVNLAIGIPGAFLIAIMSSMFGFGGGPFMVPLMAVGLRLPIYVIVGSSLLAIFFNTLMGTFRHYGFGNFDLIFFLIMFPAAILGGYIGPKIAKRLDPITVKRVACAGLLILALQLLGVF from the coding sequence ATGAAAATAGAATTCTGGGGACAAGAATTTAAAGTAAATCTTGCTATTGGAATACCCGGTGCGTTTTTGATTGCTATTATGTCTTCCATGTTTGGATTTGGTGGAGGACCGTTTATGGTTCCACTTATGGCAGTAGGATTGAGGCTTCCCATATATGTCATTGTAGGTAGCTCTCTTCTTGCTATATTTTTTAATACACTCATGGGAACTTTTAGGCATTATGGGTTTGGTAACTTTGACTTAATATTTTTCCTCATAATGTTCCCTGCAGCAATTCTCGGTGGATATATTGGGCCAAAGATCGCAAAGAGGCTGGATCCCATAACCGTTAAAAGAGTTGCCTGTGCTGGACTTTTAATTCTTGCTCTGCAGCTACTTGGCGTGTTTTAA
- a CDS encoding molybdopterin-dependent oxidoreductase — protein sequence MKTSVFSICGMCSARCPIRVEVTDGRVTWIEGNPYVPGMEGSLCARGSAGLALLYDFERPQYPMIRTGPRGAGQYKRASWDEVFAYIAERVQTLQSQYGKRTVALLDRGAGLFGQMQRLIVRGMGSPNYFNHDDLCRKNVDLAYQSLLGYGRPEVGYDWSNAKHIVLYGRNAVEALAVREVNNIVKALENGANLTYIDVRASKTATKATRYLQIRPGTDYALNLALIHVIVKENLFDRDFVDRFVTGLPELENFIKPYTPQWAEKETGIPAYEIISFARQLGADKPRVIFYPGWFAARYMDAFYFARSVIILNALLGSIEQKGGLILAKTPKEVGAKGLNSLLERIPAPEEKRVEAEEGKGFLYDGAGHILHLYRAIKTGQPYPIKALFVVRYDPFAGIPHKDIEEILNGVELLVTIDVNYSNTSYYADVILPESTYLERSDILGMQRGAKPAFVMRRQAVKPLYDTKARWEIVKGILTAYGAGEYMPYESIEDIWNYQLDGTGVKIEDFDKTGQVALCKDAKMYSRDELKFKTPSGKVEILSSKMAEREVPFFYEPPKISKPDTENGEFRLVFGRMAVHTHVQTHNNKYLNEIVPENELWINDKVAARLGIKNGDWVEVSSGDFSGKIRAKVTPFIHEEAVFMYRGFENEVPWKSRSYGKGLNEGRLLKGAFDRMAHGSHTGALFENFVKVKKA from the coding sequence ATGAAGACCTCTGTATTCAGTATTTGCGGAATGTGTTCAGCAAGGTGCCCAATTAGAGTTGAAGTAACTGATGGAAGAGTTACCTGGATAGAGGGAAATCCTTATGTACCTGGCATGGAGGGTAGCCTCTGTGCCAGGGGCTCTGCTGGTCTGGCACTTCTTTATGACTTTGAAAGACCTCAGTATCCAATGATAAGAACAGGACCAAGAGGCGCAGGACAGTACAAACGGGCAAGCTGGGATGAGGTATTTGCCTATATTGCAGAGAGAGTACAGACACTTCAGTCCCAGTATGGTAAAAGAACCGTTGCTCTTCTTGACAGAGGTGCAGGACTCTTTGGTCAGATGCAGAGACTTATTGTGAGAGGGATGGGATCTCCCAACTACTTCAACCATGATGATCTCTGCCGAAAAAATGTAGACCTTGCCTATCAGAGTTTGCTTGGGTATGGAAGACCTGAAGTTGGCTATGACTGGTCAAATGCAAAGCATATTGTTCTTTACGGAAGAAATGCTGTTGAGGCTTTGGCAGTAAGAGAGGTAAACAACATTGTAAAAGCGCTTGAGAACGGTGCAAATCTTACATACATTGATGTAAGAGCATCAAAGACTGCTACAAAGGCAACAAGGTATCTTCAGATAAGACCTGGCACTGACTATGCTCTTAATCTTGCCCTTATCCATGTAATTGTCAAGGAAAACCTTTTTGACAGAGACTTTGTTGACCGATTTGTAACAGGACTTCCTGAGCTTGAAAACTTTATAAAACCCTATACACCTCAATGGGCTGAAAAGGAAACAGGTATTCCAGCCTATGAAATCATCTCTTTTGCAAGACAGCTTGGTGCAGATAAACCCCGTGTAATTTTCTATCCGGGATGGTTTGCTGCAAGATATATGGATGCCTTTTATTTTGCAAGGTCTGTAATAATACTGAATGCTCTGCTTGGCAGTATTGAGCAAAAAGGTGGTTTAATACTTGCCAAGACACCCAAAGAGGTGGGGGCAAAAGGACTTAACAGTCTTCTTGAAAGAATTCCCGCACCAGAGGAAAAAAGAGTTGAGGCAGAGGAAGGAAAAGGATTTCTTTATGATGGTGCAGGACACATTCTTCATCTTTACAGAGCAATAAAAACAGGACAGCCCTATCCTATAAAAGCTCTCTTTGTGGTAAGATATGATCCCTTTGCAGGAATACCCCATAAAGATATTGAGGAGATACTCAATGGAGTTGAGCTTCTTGTAACTATTGATGTTAACTACTCTAATACATCTTATTATGCTGATGTCATTCTGCCAGAGTCCACCTATCTTGAGAGAAGCGATATTCTTGGTATGCAGAGAGGTGCAAAACCCGCTTTTGTAATGAGGCGTCAGGCAGTCAAGCCTCTTTATGATACAAAGGCAAGATGGGAGATCGTGAAGGGTATTCTTACTGCCTATGGTGCTGGAGAATACATGCCATATGAGAGCATTGAAGATATATGGAACTATCAGCTTGATGGAACAGGAGTAAAGATTGAAGATTTTGATAAGACAGGTCAGGTTGCCCTCTGCAAAGATGCCAAGATGTATTCAAGGGATGAGCTTAAGTTTAAGACACCCTCAGGCAAAGTAGAGATTTTATCCAGCAAGATGGCAGAAAGAGAAGTCCCATTTTTCTACGAACCTCCGAAAATTTCTAAACCAGATACTGAAAATGGTGAATTCAGGCTTGTTTTCGGAAGAATGGCAGTACATACCCATGTTCAGACGCACAACAATAAATATCTCAATGAGATTGTGCCAGAAAATGAACTATGGATAAATGATAAAGTGGCAGCAAGACTGGGTATCAAGAATGGTGACTGGGTTGAAGTCTCCTCTGGTGATTTCTCAGGAAAAATCAGGGCAAAGGTTACACCCTTTATACATGAAGAGGCTGTATTCATGTACAGAGGTTTTGAAAATGAAGTGCCCTGGAAGAGTCGCTCCTATGGAAAAGGATTAAATGAGGGAAGACTTCTTAAAGGAGCTTTTGACAGAATGGCACATGGTAGTCATACTGGTGCTCTCTTTGAAAACTTTGTGAAAGTTAAAAAGGCGTAG
- a CDS encoding 4Fe-4S dicluster domain-containing protein — MSIYYIYQDHDRCIGCYACEVHCKTKNELPVGPRLCRIIETDIKLIGGLPRQRFVFMPCFHCEDPWCVKACPTGAMQKRPKDGIVFVEQSLCVGCKSCITACPWGVPQWNPETGKVVKCDYCKDRVDQGLKPACVTKCTTKALKFVSADEASRLKRERFVKDTYASLY, encoded by the coding sequence ATGAGCATCTATTACATATATCAGGACCATGACAGATGCATTGGTTGCTATGCCTGTGAGGTTCACTGTAAAACAAAAAATGAGCTTCCTGTTGGTCCAAGACTCTGTAGAATAATTGAGACTGACATTAAGCTAATTGGCGGACTTCCTCGTCAGAGATTTGTCTTTATGCCCTGTTTTCACTGTGAAGACCCATGGTGTGTGAAAGCCTGTCCAACAGGAGCAATGCAGAAGCGCCCAAAGGACGGAATAGTTTTTGTTGAGCAGTCTTTGTGTGTGGGATGCAAGTCCTGCATTACTGCCTGTCCATGGGGAGTCCCTCAGTGGAATCCTGAAACAGGTAAAGTTGTAAAATGCGATTACTGCAAGGATAGAGTTGACCAGGGGCTTAAGCCAGCCTGTGTAACTAAATGCACTACAAAAGCATTGAAGTTTGTCTCTGCTGATGAGGCTTCACGACTTAAGAGAGAGAGATTCGTAAAGGACACTTATGCCTCTTTATACTGA
- a CDS encoding NADH-quinone oxidoreductase subunit B family protein — MPLYTDKENIIEVEEDTKIIRGSNVIITTLDKVVNWGRSNSLWPLTFGLACCAIEMMAAGASHLDLDRFGILFRASPRQADLIIIAGTVTYKMAPIVKRVYDQMPEPKYVVAMGSCACTGGIFNTYSTVQGADQFLPVDVYIPGCPPRPEALMYGLLKLKEKIMKEHGRWGSWK, encoded by the coding sequence ATGCCTCTTTATACTGATAAAGAAAACATTATAGAAGTAGAAGAGGACACAAAGATAATAAGGGGTAGTAATGTAATAATTACTACCCTTGATAAAGTTGTAAACTGGGGCAGGTCAAACTCACTCTGGCCCCTTACTTTTGGATTAGCTTGCTGCGCTATAGAGATGATGGCAGCAGGCGCATCCCATTTAGACCTTGATAGATTTGGTATTCTCTTCAGAGCATCACCCCGCCAGGCAGATTTGATAATTATAGCTGGAACAGTTACATACAAAATGGCTCCCATTGTAAAAAGAGTCTATGATCAGATGCCAGAGCCAAAGTATGTGGTTGCCATGGGAAGTTGTGCCTGTACAGGTGGAATTTTTAATACCTATAGCACTGTTCAGGGTGCAGACCAGTTTTTACCAGTTGATGTTTACATACCAGGGTGTCCACCAAGACCAGAGGCTTTAATGTATGGATTGCTTAAATTAAAGGAGAAAATTATGAAGGAGCATGGAAGATGGGGCAGCTGGAAATAG
- a CDS encoding NADH-quinone oxidoreductase subunit D — MGQLEIEKITETTFVLQMGPHHPATHGVLKLLCEFEGERVIKITPDVGYLHRGVEKLSENKTYPGAMTLTDRLDYISSMTNNIGYCLAVERLMGIEPPPRAKFIRTMVAELTRLSSHLLWLATHALDIGAMTVFLYAFREREQILQFFEKICGARLTVSYPRIGGVRIDVKQHVLDEIYKFMDVMLQRVDEYESLLTENRIWLARTKGIGIITAEKAISMGLTGPALRGSGVYYDIRKHLPYDAYSEVDFEVPLGENGDTYDRYLCRIREMRQSALIVKQCIEKMPEGEIISNSSPDLDMPHQLKRKIEPDDSLWSGFIAFSEEKQEIMPKGEIYSAIEAPKGELGFYIVSDGSGRPYRMRVRAPSFIHISAIPELCEGHLLADVITIIGTLDIVMGEADR, encoded by the coding sequence ATGGGGCAGCTGGAAATAGAAAAGATTACTGAGACAACCTTTGTCCTTCAGATGGGACCCCATCATCCTGCCACTCATGGAGTATTAAAACTTCTCTGTGAGTTTGAAGGTGAAAGGGTGATAAAAATTACTCCTGATGTGGGTTATCTTCACAGAGGAGTGGAAAAGCTTTCTGAAAATAAAACCTATCCTGGTGCAATGACTCTTACTGACAGGCTTGATTATATATCAAGCATGACAAACAACATCGGATACTGCCTTGCAGTTGAGAGGTTGATGGGTATTGAGCCACCACCGAGAGCAAAGTTTATAAGAACTATGGTTGCAGAGCTAACAAGGCTGAGCAGTCATTTACTCTGGCTTGCAACCCATGCCCTTGACATTGGTGCAATGACAGTGTTTCTTTATGCCTTCAGAGAAAGGGAGCAGATACTCCAATTTTTTGAAAAAATATGTGGAGCAAGGCTTACTGTATCCTATCCAAGAATTGGTGGCGTAAGGATTGATGTAAAACAGCATGTGCTTGATGAGATTTATAAATTCATGGATGTCATGCTTCAAAGAGTTGATGAGTATGAGAGCCTTCTTACAGAAAACCGTATATGGCTTGCAAGAACAAAAGGAATAGGTATTATTACTGCAGAAAAAGCCATTTCAATGGGACTTACAGGTCCTGCTCTTCGTGGCTCAGGTGTTTACTATGACATAAGAAAGCATCTTCCCTACGATGCTTACAGTGAAGTGGATTTTGAAGTACCTCTTGGAGAAAATGGGGATACCTATGACAGGTATTTATGCAGAATTCGTGAAATGAGGCAATCAGCATTGATTGTAAAACAGTGCATTGAAAAGATGCCTGAAGGAGAGATCATCTCCAATAGCTCCCCTGATCTGGATATGCCTCATCAGCTAAAAAGAAAAATTGAACCAGATGACTCTCTATGGAGTGGTTTTATTGCCTTCAGTGAAGAAAAGCAGGAGATTATGCCAAAGGGAGAGATATATTCAGCCATTGAAGCCCCAAAGGGAGAGCTGGGCTTTTACATAGTGAGCGATGGCTCTGGAAGACCTTATAGAATGCGGGTGAGAGCACCTTCTTTTATTCATATCTCGGCAATTCCAGAACTCTGTGAAGGTCATTTACTTGCGGATGTTATTACAATTATTGGAACTCTTGACATTGTTATGGGAGAGGCAGACAGATGA
- the nuoI gene encoding NADH-quinone oxidoreductase subunit NuoI, producing MNKLLKKLLFIDLLKGMLITFKTMFTTPVTIRYPKQKRALEPGFRGRHAFVRDHETGKEKCVACTKCAQVCPSQCIYIDYAINNDTGARVLTKYEIDALRCIFCGYCEEVCPVNAIVLTEFFEYASYDRESNYFNRESLLKNWDEFMKQYEGEDYINKFWYLQGISRHRLPAGKRQPIAVLRAINIKNT from the coding sequence ATGAATAAACTACTTAAAAAACTTCTTTTCATTGACCTGCTTAAAGGCATGCTCATTACATTTAAGACAATGTTTACAACTCCCGTAACCATTCGTTACCCAAAGCAGAAAAGAGCCCTTGAACCTGGATTCAGAGGAAGACACGCCTTTGTTCGAGATCATGAAACAGGAAAGGAAAAATGCGTTGCTTGCACAAAGTGTGCCCAGGTCTGCCCGAGCCAGTGCATTTACATTGATTACGCAATTAACAATGATACAGGGGCAAGAGTTCTTACAAAGTATGAGATAGATGCATTAAGATGCATATTCTGTGGTTATTGTGAGGAAGTATGTCCTGTTAATGCCATTGTGCTTACAGAGTTTTTTGAGTATGCCTCATATGACAGAGAGAGCAATTACTTTAACAGAGAAAGCCTTCTAAAAAACTGGGATGAATTCATGAAGCAATATGAAGGAGAGGATTACATAAACAAATTCTGGTATCTGCAGGGAATCAGTCGTCATAGACTTCCTGCAGGTAAAAGACAGCCTATAGCTGTTTTAAGGGCAATAAATATTAAAAACACATAG
- the ndhC gene encoding NADH-quinone oxidoreductase subunit A — translation MMEPGSYIPYKYLPVFIVMFFSTVFGLVGLTVNKILAPKKFNPIKFTAYESGNPPSGDTTERFFIGFFLLAILFVVFDVEVIFLYPWAVAFHLISLEGFWVMIIFIGLILVGYIYEIFIGALTWHKK, via the coding sequence ATGATGGAACCAGGTAGCTACATTCCATATAAATATTTGCCTGTTTTTATTGTAATGTTTTTTTCCACTGTTTTTGGATTGGTGGGACTTACTGTTAACAAAATTTTAGCACCAAAAAAATTCAATCCCATTAAATTCACTGCCTATGAGTCTGGTAATCCACCGAGTGGAGATACAACAGAAAGATTTTTCATTGGATTCTTTCTTCTTGCCATCCTTTTTGTGGTCTTTGATGTGGAAGTCATATTCCTTTATCCATGGGCAGTTGCCTTTCATTTAATATCTCTTGAAGGCTTCTGGGTGATGATTATTTTTATAGGACTTATTTTAGTGGGCTACATTTATGAAATTTTCATAGGAGCACTTACATGGCACAAGAAGTAA
- a CDS encoding NADH-quinone oxidoreductase subunit C — translation MAQEVMESVKATESSLKIAKLLKEKFANEVIDIKEFRGQVSVTVKREKIKEILRYLKEEQGFNHIQDLCGVDLYPAEPRFEVVYNLYSICRRLHLRIKVKIYEKEPEIESVTELWSGANWHERECFDMFGIRFTGHPDLRRILMPEDWDGHPLRKDYPLRGRELWRGFREIIDEETK, via the coding sequence ATGGCACAAGAAGTAATGGAAAGTGTAAAAGCTACAGAGAGCTCCCTCAAAATTGCAAAGCTTTTAAAGGAGAAGTTTGCCAATGAGGTGATTGATATAAAAGAGTTCAGAGGACAGGTTTCAGTGACTGTAAAAAGGGAAAAAATCAAAGAAATTCTGAGATATCTCAAAGAAGAACAAGGATTTAATCATATACAGGATCTCTGCGGAGTTGACCTTTATCCAGCGGAGCCAAGATTTGAGGTTGTCTATAATCTTTACAGTATCTGCAGAAGGCTGCATTTAAGGATTAAGGTGAAAATTTACGAAAAAGAGCCTGAAATAGAGAGCGTTACTGAGCTATGGAGTGGTGCAAACTGGCATGAGAGGGAATGCTTTGATATGTTTGGAATAAGATTTACAGGGCATCCTGACTTAAGAAGAATACTCATGCCAGAGGACTGGGATGGACATCCTTTGAGAAAGGATTATCCTTTGAGGGGCAGAGAACTTTGGAGAGGATTTAGAGAGATTATTGATGAGGAGACTAAATAG
- the nuoH gene encoding NADH-quinone oxidoreductase subunit NuoH, with product MIELLIMIIKTAIVFGVVLTHVAYTTYAERKIIGRAQARMGPMEVGPHGLLQPVADFIKIFFKEDIVPVNAEKSIFKIAPVIVLVFTMINLTVIPFDRNFILADLNIGLLFILASASISVYGIILAGWSSNSKYSFLGGIRSTSQVLSYEIALGLSLAGVVLAAGSLNLREIVIAQYNTALGIYAIPQIIGFIVFVIAAFAETNRAPFDLPEAETELVAGYLTEYSAFRYALFFLAEYVAMYIMASLCALCFLGGWTIPRFVTDIIPFLEKVPGVIWFAIKVYAFIFLYIWVRATFPRYRFDQLLNIGWKVLIPAAVVNLLIIAFVKKFI from the coding sequence ATGATTGAACTGTTAATAATGATCATCAAAACAGCCATTGTTTTTGGAGTGGTTCTCACCCATGTTGCTTACACAACCTATGCAGAGAGGAAAATCATTGGAAGGGCTCAGGCAAGAATGGGACCAATGGAAGTGGGACCTCACGGACTGCTACAGCCCGTTGCAGATTTCATAAAGATATTTTTCAAAGAAGACATTGTGCCAGTGAATGCTGAAAAATCCATATTTAAGATTGCCCCGGTCATAGTGCTTGTCTTTACCATGATAAATCTTACTGTTATACCCTTTGACAGAAACTTTATTCTTGCTGATCTCAACATAGGATTGCTTTTTATCTTGGCCTCTGCATCCATATCTGTTTATGGAATTATTCTTGCTGGATGGTCATCAAACAGTAAGTATTCTTTCCTTGGAGGAATTCGTTCTACCAGTCAGGTTTTAAGCTATGAGATTGCTCTTGGTTTGAGCCTTGCTGGAGTAGTTCTTGCTGCTGGCTCACTTAATTTAAGAGAAATTGTAATTGCCCAGTATAACACTGCTTTAGGGATATATGCCATTCCACAAATAATTGGATTTATCGTATTTGTAATTGCAGCTTTCGCAGAAACAAACAGAGCACCCTTTGATCTTCCAGAAGCTGAAACAGAGCTTGTAGCAGGCTATCTCACTGAATACAGTGCCTTCAGATATGCTCTCTTTTTCCTTGCAGAGTATGTGGCGATGTATATTATGGCATCTCTCTGTGCTTTATGTTTTCTTGGTGGCTGGACCATACCCAGATTTGTAACGGACATTATCCCATTTCTTGAGAAAGTTCCAGGAGTAATCTGGTTTGCTATAAAGGTGTATGCCTTTATTTTTCTTTACATATGGGTCAGAGCAACTTTTCCAAGATACAGATTTGACCAGTTGCTTAATATTGGATGGAAGGTGCTTATTCCTGCTGCAGTTGTGAATTTGTTAATTATTGCTTTTGTTAAAAAGTTTATTTAG
- a CDS encoding NADH-quinone oxidoreductase subunit J, producing MIPELLFTYFAAVILFSSIAGITRKNLVHSLLWILLMFVHLAGLYLLLNAEFLAMVQIIVYAGAILVMFLFVVFLLNLKEETKQSVFIHSWQARLYASLLLLFFAIAGAFTYKKHYTGNYTIELIEKQGHTKTLGIVLFNDYLFPFLILGFILLVPLIGVGIAAIRRKTNGTA from the coding sequence ATGATACCTGAACTTTTATTTACATACTTTGCTGCTGTTATACTTTTTTCAAGTATAGCAGGCATTACAAGAAAAAATCTTGTTCATAGCCTTTTATGGATACTTCTTATGTTTGTTCACCTTGCAGGGCTTTATTTACTTTTAAATGCAGAATTTCTCGCAATGGTGCAGATTATTGTTTATGCAGGTGCCATTCTTGTTATGTTTCTTTTCGTTGTATTTTTGCTTAACCTGAAAGAGGAAACAAAACAGTCAGTGTTTATTCATTCATGGCAGGCAAGGCTTTATGCTTCTCTTTTACTTTTGTTTTTTGCCATTGCTGGTGCTTTTACTTATAAGAAACATTACACAGGCAACTACACCATTGAGCTTATTGAAAAACAGGGACATACAAAAACGCTCGGGATCGTTCTTTTTAATGACTATCTTTTCCCCTTTCTGATTTTAGGCTTTATTCTCTTAGTTCCTTTAATTGGTGTTGGAATAGCTGCCATAAGGAGGAAGACAAATGGTACCGCTTAG
- the nuoK gene encoding NADH-quinone oxidoreductase subunit NuoK: MVPLSYYLALSTVLFFVGFVGFLTRKNLIMMFISIEIMLNSINVSLVALSHYMQDIRGQIIALFVIAIAGGAVAVGLIIIILAYKNKPTLKLEEFNLMREE; the protein is encoded by the coding sequence ATGGTACCGCTTAGTTACTATTTAGCGTTGAGCACAGTCTTATTTTTTGTCGGATTTGTAGGATTTTTAACAAGAAAAAATTTGATAATGATGTTTATCTCCATAGAGATTATGCTTAATTCCATAAATGTGTCTCTTGTGGCACTGAGTCATTACATGCAGGATATAAGAGGTCAGATTATTGCTCTCTTTGTCATTGCTATTGCGGGTGGTGCCGTTGCTGTAGGATTAATAATTATTATACTGGCATATAAAAATAAGCCTACATTGAAACTTGAAGAATTCAATCTGATGAGGGAAGAGTGA